The Thermomonospora curvata DSM 43183 DNA segment CGCGCAGCGGACCGAGCTGCCCGGCGCCGGCAGCGGCCTGATCGGGATGCGTGAGCGCGCCTCGATCCTGGGCGGGACGTTCCAGGCGGGCCCGGACGCGGGGCGCTGGCGGGTGCGGGCCGAGCTGCCGACCGCCCCGCCCGACGGCGAAGAGGAGGAGGGACGGCGGCAGTGATCAGGGTGCTGGTGGCCGACGACCAGGCGGCGGTGCGCGCGGGACTGGTGCTGATCTTGCGTTCGGCCCCGGACATCGAGGTGGCCGGGGAGGCCGCCGACGGGCTGGAGGCGGTGGAGCTGGCCCGCCGGCTGCGGCCCGATGTGGTGCTGATGGACGTGCGCATGCCCCGCCTGGACGGCATCTCCGCCACCGGCGAGCTGACCGCCCTGGGGGTGGACGTGCTGGTGCTGACCACCTTCGATGTGGACGAGTACGTCTTCGGCGCGCTGCGCGCGGGCGCGGCCGGCTTTCTGCTCAAGGACATCGACGCCGACCGCCTGATCGAGGCGGTGCGCACGGTGGCGGCGGGGGAGGGGATCTTGGCACCCGCCGTCACCCGCCGGCTGATCCGGGAGTTCGCCGCCCGGCCCGGGCGGCCCGCCGCCCCTCTGGCCTCCCCGCCGCCGGGGCCGGCCGAGCTGACGCCGCGCGAACGGCAGGTGCTCGGCTGCCTGGGCGAGGGCCTGTCCAACGCGCAGATCGCCGCCCGGCTGAACATGGCCGAGACCACTGCCAAGACTCATGTCAGCCGGATCCTGGCCAAGCTGGGGCTGCGCAGCCGCGTCCAGGCGGCGATCCTCGCCCAGGAGCTGGCGCTCCAGGGGCCGGCCGAGGACGCGATCGGGCGGACGGACCGAGAACCGGACCGCTGACCGCTGCTGCGGCGCCCGCGCGCAGATCCACCACCGGGCGGAACATCACGGGCGCCGGCGGCGGAACGCCCACGAGGACACGGCTGCATCACCCGGACGGGACCGATGGACGGAAACCCGCCCGGAATTCAGGCGGGCTACACGCCCCGGCCTGCGATCATCGCCGACAGCATGTACACGACTCCGGCCAGTGCCGCCGGCCACAGGTAGGGCAGCCACTCTCCGCCCCGCAGCGCCTGCACCACCACCGCGCCCACCAGGGCGGCCACGGTCACGTCCCCGGTGACCGCCGCGGCCCGCAGGTGGGCGCGCGCCCGGTGGCCGCTGCCGAACGCGGCGCTGATCGGCAGTGCCGGCTCGTCCCGCCGGTAGGCCAGGTGGGCGGCGTACCCGGCCAGCACCGCCAGCGCGGCCAGCCCCGCATCGGTCCGGCCCTGCAGGGACAGTGCGACCGCCAGCGTCAGGCCCGCCGCCAGCGTCAGGCCGGGCACGATCCAGCGCCGCCCGCTGCGGCGCTCGGGTGCGAACCACATGGGGACATCTTCCACGATCCCCCAGTCACCGGACCAGTGGCTCCTTGAGCGGCGAATCCGGCGGTTCGGGTCCGGGCGCCGATGGGTCCGGAGGTTTCCAGCATTTGAGACGACGTGCCGAAAAAGGTCCAGTATGTTGGGGCTTCGTGGCGCAATTCCGGCTGAACGGCTCGAAGGTGCTCGCCGTGGACCTCATGGGCGAGACCGTCGTGGCGATGAACGGCTCCATGGTCGCCTACGACGGTCAGATGAGCTTCAAACGCCAGGGGCTCACCGGGGGCGAAGGGCTGCGCGGGGCGATCCGCCGCCGGGTGGCGGGGGAGAGCATGACCATGATGGAGGTCACCGGCCACGGCACGGTGTACCTGGCCCATGAGGCCACCGAGATCACCTTGATCCCGCTACAGGGCGACACCTTGTTCGTGGAGTCCGAGAGCCTGCTGGCCTATGAGCCGCAGCTGCGCACCGGGGTGCAGTTCACCGGGCTGCGCGGGATGACCACCGGGCAGGGCCTGGCCACCACCAAGGTCGAGGGGCACGGCATGGTGGCGATCCTGTCCGACGGCCCGGCGATCGCCCTGGAGGTCACTCCCGGCGTGCCGCTGTGCGTGGACCCGCAGGCCTACGTGGCGCACCGCGGGCAGCTGCAGCAGGACCTCGTCACCGACGTCAACTGGCGCACCGTCCTCGGCCAGGGGTCGGGGGAGAGCGTGCAGCTGCGCTACCAGGGCCACGGGGTGGTCTACGTTCAGCCGGCCGAACGCGGCGGCGGGATCATGGAGTTTTGACGATGCCCGGATTCAGCCCCATCAACGGCAAGATGCTCCAGGCACCGGTCGGCCCGGGCCGGGAGCTGTACAGCAGGCGCGGCGCGATGCTGGCCTATGTGGGCCGCGTCCACTTCGAGCCGACCGTCACCGCCGGGGCGGGCATCACCGGCGCCATCGGCCGGGCCATGGCCGGCGAGAGCGTCCCGCTGATGCGGGTCACCGGCCAGGGCAGCGTGATGTTCGGGCACGGCGGGCTGGATGTGACCGTGGTCGAGCTGCAGGGCGACACCCTGTATGCGGAGGCCGACCGGCTGCTGGTCTACGACGCGAGCCTGCGGGCGGACACCGTGTTCCTGGGCGAACAGGGCGGGCTGGCCGGCGTGATCCGCGGCCAGGTGACCGGCCAGGGCCTGTTCACCACCGCCCTGACCGGCCACGGTTCGGTGGGCCTGCTGTCGCACGGCGGCGTCATCGAACTGCCCATCGGCCCGCAGCGGCCCATCTACGTCGACCCGCAGGCCTATGTGGCGCACCGCGGGCAGGTGACCACCCGGCTGAAGACCTCCCTGGGGCTGCGGGATGTGATCGGCCGCGGCTCGGGCGAGGCGTTCCAGCTGGAGCTGTCCGGCCACGGCATCGTGTACGTGCAGGCCAGTGAGAAGAAGATCTGAGGCGTCCGGATGAGCGTTCCCGTCTTCAACCACCTGTCCCTGCCGTCCAACGACAACGTCAACCCCTACGCCTTCTGCGTGGACCTCAACGGGCAGTGGTTCGCCCAGAAGGGCAAGATGATCGCCTACTACGGGCAGATCCGTTTCGAGTCGCTGTCGGCCGGGCCGCTGGACGCGCTGGTCGCCGCCCACTTCCACTCGCCGCTGTATGCCCGGGACTGGATCGTGGCGCAGGGGCAGGGCAAGCTGCTGCTGGCCGACCGGGGCTTTGACGTCAACTCCTACGACCTCACCGACGGCAACCTCACCGTGCGGGCCGGCAACCTGCTGGCTTTTGAGCCCACGTTGGAGCTCAAGCAGTCGATCGTCCCCGGGTTCCTCACGCTGATCGGCACCGGGCGTTTCATCGCCGCCTCCAACGGCCCGGTGCACTTCGTCGAGCCGCCCATCCGGGTGGACCCGCAGGCGCTGCTGGGCTGGGCCGACTGCCCGTCCCCCGCCCACCACTACGACCACTCCTACATGCGGGGGGTGCTGGGCACGGCCCGTGCGCTCTTCGGCATCGGCGGCACGTCCGGGGAGGAGCACCAGTTCGACTTCACCGGCCAGGGCACGGTGCTGATGCAGTCGTCGGAGACGGTCAGGGACGGCGACGCCGTGCTGCGCGACCTGGAGCACCAGATCGGCATGCTGGGCGTTCCCGGCCTGCGGCGCCTGCAGCGCGTCATCGCCCAGCGCCTCGCCGCCGAACGGGACTGACCGGCCGCGCCGGCGCCTTGGCGTGCGTACCGGTTCCGTCACGAGGGGTCCCGTACACTGATCGGGTGCCGCTCCTGATCTGACAGGCCCTCCAACGCGCCGCCGACCGCCCCCGGCGCGTTTGCCGCCCTGCCGGCCGCCCTCGGCCCTGCCTGTCCCCGCCACCCGTTCACGAGCGGCCGCATCGTGTCGTGGGGAGCCCTGTCACTGTGATCACTGCCACCGATATCGAGTTGCGGGCCGGTGCCCGACTGCTGA contains these protein-coding regions:
- a CDS encoding response regulator, with amino-acid sequence MIRVLVADDQAAVRAGLVLILRSAPDIEVAGEAADGLEAVELARRLRPDVVLMDVRMPRLDGISATGELTALGVDVLVLTTFDVDEYVFGALRAGAAGFLLKDIDADRLIEAVRTVAAGEGILAPAVTRRLIREFAARPGRPAAPLASPPPGPAELTPRERQVLGCLGEGLSNAQIAARLNMAETTAKTHVSRILAKLGLRSRVQAAILAQELALQGPAEDAIGRTDREPDR
- a CDS encoding AIM24 family protein, with the protein product MAQFRLNGSKVLAVDLMGETVVAMNGSMVAYDGQMSFKRQGLTGGEGLRGAIRRRVAGESMTMMEVTGHGTVYLAHEATEITLIPLQGDTLFVESESLLAYEPQLRTGVQFTGLRGMTTGQGLATTKVEGHGMVAILSDGPAIALEVTPGVPLCVDPQAYVAHRGQLQQDLVTDVNWRTVLGQGSGESVQLRYQGHGVVYVQPAERGGGIMEF
- a CDS encoding AIM24 family protein, whose translation is MPGFSPINGKMLQAPVGPGRELYSRRGAMLAYVGRVHFEPTVTAGAGITGAIGRAMAGESVPLMRVTGQGSVMFGHGGLDVTVVELQGDTLYAEADRLLVYDASLRADTVFLGEQGGLAGVIRGQVTGQGLFTTALTGHGSVGLLSHGGVIELPIGPQRPIYVDPQAYVAHRGQVTTRLKTSLGLRDVIGRGSGEAFQLELSGHGIVYVQASEKKI
- a CDS encoding AIM24 family protein, giving the protein MSVPVFNHLSLPSNDNVNPYAFCVDLNGQWFAQKGKMIAYYGQIRFESLSAGPLDALVAAHFHSPLYARDWIVAQGQGKLLLADRGFDVNSYDLTDGNLTVRAGNLLAFEPTLELKQSIVPGFLTLIGTGRFIAASNGPVHFVEPPIRVDPQALLGWADCPSPAHHYDHSYMRGVLGTARALFGIGGTSGEEHQFDFTGQGTVLMQSSETVRDGDAVLRDLEHQIGMLGVPGLRRLQRVIAQRLAAERD